In Holophagales bacterium, one DNA window encodes the following:
- a CDS encoding cytochrome c3 family protein produces the protein MNGRSKPVRIVALLVALAATGALAYALSNARQGYEPRQPILFRHTRMAGPPVWQTDAKGEKVNVGGFGIPCLYCHTMPYKGRHATVPSTAVCMNCHSTVGLSREWVLKLRAYWDRGEPIPWVKVHDLPDFVYYDHSAHLNARDESGKLKLPTIDAEGRPINVCENCHGKVEQEEIVRVQTPFNMQWCLDCHRKPEMKAPTTCVTCHR, from the coding sequence ATGAACGGAAGGAGCAAGCCCGTCCGCATCGTCGCGCTGCTCGTGGCGCTGGCCGCGACGGGCGCCCTCGCGTACGCGTTGAGCAACGCGCGCCAGGGCTACGAGCCACGCCAGCCGATCCTTTTCCGGCACACGCGCATGGCGGGTCCCCCCGTCTGGCAGACCGATGCGAAGGGCGAGAAGGTCAACGTCGGCGGCTTCGGCATCCCCTGCCTGTACTGCCACACCATGCCGTACAAGGGCCGCCACGCCACCGTCCCCTCGACGGCGGTGTGCATGAACTGCCACTCGACAGTCGGCCTGAGCCGGGAGTGGGTGCTGAAGCTGCGGGCGTACTGGGACCGCGGCGAGCCGATCCCGTGGGTCAAGGTCCACGACCTGCCCGACTTCGTCTACTACGACCATTCGGCGCACCTCAACGCCCGGGACGAGAGCGGCAAGCTCAAGCTCCCGACGATCGATGCCGAGGGGCGGCCGATCAACGTCTGCGAGAACTGCCACGGCAAGGTCGAGCAGGAGGAGATCGTCCGCGTGCAGACCCCCTTCAACATGCAGTGGTGCCTCGACTGTCACCGGAAGCCGGAGATGAAGGCACCCACGACCTGCGTCACGTGCCACCGGTGA
- the ccoS gene encoding cbb3-type cytochrome oxidase assembly protein CcoS, protein METIFVLLPLALLIAAIAVGFFIWAARSGQFDDLDTPAVRILFDDEEPHRPATVASSASARRPAGEGREASGAAMTPADPTRRVPE, encoded by the coding sequence GTGGAGACGATCTTCGTCCTGCTACCGCTGGCGCTGCTCATCGCGGCGATCGCCGTCGGATTCTTCATCTGGGCGGCGCGCAGCGGACAGTTCGACGACCTCGACACCCCCGCGGTGCGGATCCTCTTCGACGACGAGGAGCCGCACCGCCCGGCCACGGTCGCCAGCTCCGCGAGTGCGCGTCGACCGGCGGGCGAGGGGCGCGAGGCATCCGGAGCTGCGATGACGCCAGCCGATCCGACAAGGAGGGTTCCCGAATGA
- a CDS encoding heavy metal translocating P-type ATPase metal-binding domain-containing protein translates to MTVVRERPASAAPVLCAHCGLAVPASLVRDGEAEQFCCSGCRQVYTLVREWGFDQYYRLVERQGARVEPAQVSGRSFADFDDLREQQAASESLGAERCRTRLYLEGVHCAACVWLVEKLPAVLHGVEEVRLNLGSGVAEITWRPGDIRLSAVGRALDRLGYTPHVHRAARSQDARRAEDRRALARLGVATACAMNLMFLHGALYAGDASGMAASYEAFFRWCSLVVATPVLLFAARPFFVTAIAGLRARLVHIDLPIALALAVAFVASSWNVVRGSGPLWFDSLAMLTAALLGARQLQRGAQRAALERADSLRGVAFLEFARRLEGDGIDAPAVEVPLAVLAPGDRVEVRSGELVPVDGVVLGGRSALDNAVLTGESAAVAVREGDFVNAGATNLGARLVVRVEAAGERTRVGALLTLVDEALSRKPKLLQITDRLARRFVMVLLAASVATGIGWWALGPEIALERVVALLVVACPCALGLSVPLAVSVALLRAARAGIFVKNPDALERLREVGTVLLDKTGTLTEGRATVARWSGDDVVLELARALENESSHAVARAFRGAAARPLRAVRAVADVVEAPGKGISGSVDAHRVAVGSRTHMDEVGAIVPATAVAAADGMVAERLSPVFVAVDGVVGGVAGIGDALRADARTTVDALRARGIRVRILSGDHAEVVARVGAELGLAPADALGGLTPEVKRDLVAAQVAESRGRGHVVMVGDGVNDAAALALADVGVAVHGGTGATLVAADVVLTREGVAPVLDLLDGARRVRRVVRRNLGFSLVYNAGASALAIAGMVGPLLAAVLMPISSLAVVLSSAFGRSFAIRSRGQAARLVPPAGAEA, encoded by the coding sequence TTGACCGTGGTGCGTGAACGGCCGGCGAGCGCCGCCCCGGTGCTCTGTGCCCACTGCGGGCTCGCGGTGCCGGCGAGCCTCGTCCGCGACGGCGAGGCCGAGCAGTTCTGCTGCTCGGGCTGTCGCCAGGTGTACACGCTGGTCCGTGAGTGGGGCTTCGACCAGTACTACCGGCTGGTCGAGCGCCAGGGCGCGCGAGTCGAGCCGGCGCAGGTGAGCGGCCGGAGCTTCGCCGACTTCGACGACCTCCGCGAGCAGCAGGCGGCGAGCGAGAGCCTCGGCGCCGAACGCTGCCGCACGCGCCTCTACCTCGAGGGCGTTCATTGCGCGGCCTGCGTCTGGCTGGTGGAGAAGCTCCCGGCGGTCCTGCACGGCGTCGAAGAGGTGCGACTCAACCTCGGCAGCGGGGTCGCCGAAATCACCTGGCGTCCCGGCGACATCCGGCTCTCGGCCGTCGGGCGGGCCCTCGACCGGCTCGGATACACCCCACACGTCCATCGCGCCGCCCGCTCCCAGGACGCGCGGCGGGCCGAGGACCGCAGGGCGCTCGCCCGGCTCGGCGTGGCGACGGCCTGTGCGATGAACCTCATGTTCCTTCACGGCGCCCTTTATGCGGGCGACGCCTCGGGGATGGCGGCGAGCTACGAGGCCTTCTTCCGCTGGTGCTCGCTGGTGGTGGCGACCCCGGTGCTGCTATTTGCCGCCCGGCCGTTCTTCGTGACGGCGATCGCCGGATTGCGCGCGCGGCTCGTCCACATCGACCTGCCGATCGCTCTGGCGCTCGCGGTGGCTTTCGTGGCGAGCTCCTGGAACGTGGTGCGCGGCAGCGGACCGCTCTGGTTCGATTCGCTCGCCATGCTGACCGCCGCCCTCCTCGGTGCGCGGCAACTGCAGCGCGGAGCCCAGCGTGCCGCCCTCGAGCGGGCCGACAGCCTGCGCGGCGTTGCCTTCCTCGAATTCGCACGCCGGCTCGAGGGCGACGGGATCGACGCGCCGGCGGTCGAAGTTCCACTCGCCGTCCTGGCGCCGGGAGACCGCGTCGAGGTGCGTTCTGGCGAGCTGGTGCCGGTCGACGGCGTCGTCCTCGGCGGGCGCTCCGCGCTCGACAACGCGGTGCTGACCGGCGAATCGGCAGCGGTCGCGGTGCGCGAGGGCGACTTCGTCAACGCCGGCGCGACGAACCTCGGCGCGCGCCTGGTGGTGCGGGTCGAGGCCGCCGGCGAGCGCACCCGGGTCGGCGCGTTGCTCACCCTGGTCGACGAGGCGCTGTCGCGCAAGCCGAAGCTGCTGCAGATCACCGATCGACTGGCCCGCCGCTTCGTCATGGTGCTCCTCGCGGCCTCGGTGGCGACCGGGATCGGCTGGTGGGCGCTCGGTCCCGAGATCGCCCTCGAGCGGGTCGTCGCCCTGCTCGTCGTCGCCTGTCCCTGTGCGCTCGGACTTTCGGTGCCGCTCGCCGTGTCCGTCGCGCTGTTGCGGGCGGCGCGCGCCGGGATCTTCGTCAAGAACCCCGATGCCCTCGAGCGGCTGCGCGAGGTCGGTACGGTGCTGCTCGACAAGACCGGCACGCTCACCGAAGGGCGGGCGACCGTGGCTCGCTGGTCCGGGGACGACGTGGTGCTCGAGCTGGCGCGCGCCCTCGAGAACGAGTCCTCGCACGCCGTGGCGCGTGCCTTCCGTGGTGCCGCGGCACGACCGCTGCGCGCCGTCCGGGCGGTCGCCGACGTGGTCGAGGCGCCGGGGAAGGGGATCTCGGGGAGCGTCGACGCGCACCGGGTCGCCGTCGGCAGCCGCACGCACATGGACGAGGTCGGAGCCATCGTTCCGGCGACGGCGGTGGCCGCCGCCGACGGGATGGTGGCCGAGCGACTCAGCCCGGTGTTCGTCGCGGTGGACGGGGTCGTCGGCGGCGTCGCCGGGATCGGCGACGCGCTGCGCGCCGATGCGCGAACGACGGTCGATGCCCTGCGCGCACGCGGGATTCGCGTGCGGATCCTCTCGGGCGACCACGCCGAGGTCGTGGCGCGCGTCGGTGCCGAGCTCGGTCTCGCGCCTGCGGACGCGCTCGGCGGCCTCACGCCGGAGGTCAAGCGCGACCTCGTCGCGGCGCAGGTCGCCGAGAGCCGGGGACGTGGCCACGTGGTGATGGTCGGCGACGGAGTCAACGACGCGGCGGCGCTGGCGCTCGCCGACGTCGGCGTCGCGGTGCACGGCGGCACCGGTGCCACCCTCGTCGCCGCCGACGTGGTGCTGACCCGCGAAGGGGTCGCGCCGGTGCTCGACCTGCTCGACGGCGCACGCCGTGTCCGTCGCGTGGTGCGCCGCAATCTCGGTTTCTCGCTCGTCTACAACGCCGGCGCTTCGGCGCTGGCGATCGCCGGCATGGTCGGTCCGCTGCTCGCGGCCGTCCTCATGCCGATCTCCTCGCTTGCCGTCGTTCTCTCCTCGGCCTTCGGTCGCTCGTTCGCGATCCGCAGCCGAGGGCAGGCCGCGCGCCTCGTGCCGCCGGCCGGAGCGGAGGCCTGA